The following coding sequences lie in one Silvanigrella aquatica genomic window:
- a CDS encoding class I SAM-dependent methyltransferase, whose product MSGETSDRFLGKTEDYKKFRPSYPLEIFQYLKQEHNLLESKICAEIGSGTGKFCELLIQNNNTVFAVEPNAEMRLAAEKSLGKFKSFISVNGNSENTTLKSQSVDFIFCAQSLHWFANEKTAKEMSRILKPHGKVVIVWNKKDYEKSSFMKGIHKIFIEDCIDFLSVKLENIPDDEILSSLFTEKYQSFSIASKQILNLEGLFGRMQSASYAPPENHPKYKKFRSEIENLFKKEEKKGTVEFLYETVTYVFTF is encoded by the coding sequence ATGTCAGGTGAAACTTCCGATCGTTTTTTGGGAAAAACAGAAGATTATAAAAAATTTAGGCCGAGTTATCCTTTAGAAATATTCCAATATTTAAAACAAGAACATAACTTACTGGAAAGTAAAATTTGTGCTGAAATTGGCTCTGGCACCGGAAAATTTTGTGAATTATTAATTCAAAATAACAATACTGTTTTTGCTGTAGAACCAAATGCTGAAATGCGTCTTGCGGCAGAAAAAAGTTTGGGAAAATTTAAAAGTTTTATAAGTGTAAATGGAAATTCAGAAAACACAACATTAAAAAGTCAGTCTGTCGATTTTATTTTTTGTGCACAGTCTTTACATTGGTTTGCCAATGAAAAAACGGCAAAGGAAATGAGCAGAATATTAAAGCCTCATGGCAAAGTTGTTATTGTTTGGAATAAAAAGGATTATGAAAAATCTTCCTTTATGAAAGGAATTCACAAAATATTTATTGAAGACTGCATCGATTTTTTGTCTGTTAAGTTAGAAAATATACCTGACGACGAAATTTTATCCAGTTTATTTACTGAAAAATATCAATCTTTTTCGATTGCATCAAAGCAAATTTTGAATTTAGAAGGTCTCTTTGGTCGCATGCAGTCGGCATCTTACGCTCCCCCGGAAAACCACCCAAAATACAAAAAATTTAGAAGTGAAATTGAAAATCTTTTTAAAAAAGAAGAAAAAAAAGGAACTGTTGAATTTTTATATGAAACTGTAACTTATGTCTTTACTTTTTAA
- the mnmE gene encoding tRNA uridine-5-carboxymethylaminomethyl(34) synthesis GTPase MnmE: protein MSSSFDSIFALASPSVRSAIHLHRISGRNLIKIISPYIFSPNGKNIYKLNYFSDMPQDKPLSRYVLIKDQNGEMIDDVILTYFPAPKSYTGEDVIEISVHGNPLISAKLHSLLRNIGMRDAEPGEFTQRAVLNGKLDLAQAEGINQLIHTETLGGIHLARNTVDGVLSKETEDIREQLIGILSYLEAHIDFAPDEVGDYDPVSLLPQMKNAIKRLEILLGTYSSGLKLREGIKVALVGKPNAGKSSLYNSLLRYDRAIVTNIPGTTRDVLEDRLVIQNKDFVLIDTAGIRHTSDTVEKMGVERSLKTVAIADIICLVINIENIQQENINNYILSELNQFIHEVNIHSNQKILVVISKKDLLLKKDIHSLQWLDENSILNIDKKFNMNCLIQKFIFTSIDDNESLSQELVNLHNEMTGQLAKKENPALISTRQKDKVEIAIKCLNEAIELVEQKDYPEKISSIINQSRQSLQEIVGEIHLDNVLEKIFSTFCIGK from the coding sequence TTGAGTTCAAGTTTTGATTCTATTTTTGCATTAGCTTCCCCTTCTGTGAGAAGTGCTATTCATCTTCATCGTATTTCAGGGCGAAATTTAATAAAAATAATTTCGCCTTATATTTTTTCACCAAATGGAAAAAATATTTATAAATTAAATTATTTTTCTGATATGCCGCAGGACAAACCTTTGTCACGTTATGTTTTGATTAAAGATCAAAATGGAGAAATGATTGACGATGTTATTTTAACCTATTTTCCCGCACCAAAAAGTTATACGGGCGAAGATGTCATTGAAATTTCGGTACATGGAAATCCATTAATTTCTGCAAAGTTACACAGTTTATTACGTAACATAGGAATGCGAGATGCCGAGCCAGGTGAATTTACCCAACGCGCTGTGTTAAATGGAAAATTGGATTTAGCTCAGGCAGAAGGTATTAATCAATTGATTCATACCGAAACCTTGGGAGGAATTCATCTTGCAAGAAATACAGTTGATGGTGTTCTCTCTAAGGAAACAGAGGATATTCGCGAACAATTGATTGGTATTTTATCTTATTTGGAAGCACACATCGATTTTGCTCCCGATGAAGTAGGGGATTACGATCCCGTATCACTGCTACCACAAATGAAAAATGCAATTAAAAGATTAGAAATATTATTGGGTACTTATTCTAGTGGATTAAAGCTTCGTGAAGGAATTAAAGTGGCGTTGGTTGGAAAACCCAATGCGGGAAAATCAAGCTTATATAATTCCTTGTTACGATACGATAGAGCTATCGTAACAAATATTCCGGGGACAACCCGAGATGTGCTAGAAGATCGCCTTGTTATTCAAAATAAAGATTTTGTCTTAATTGACACGGCAGGAATTCGGCATACTTCAGATACCGTTGAAAAAATGGGAGTGGAACGCAGTCTAAAAACAGTAGCCATTGCCGATATTATTTGTTTAGTTATTAATATTGAAAATATTCAACAAGAAAATATAAATAATTATATTTTATCGGAATTAAATCAGTTTATTCATGAAGTGAATATTCATTCAAATCAAAAAATTCTTGTTGTTATTAGCAAAAAAGACTTATTGCTTAAAAAAGATATTCATTCTTTGCAATGGTTGGACGAAAACTCAATATTAAATATCGATAAAAAATTTAATATGAATTGCCTCATTCAAAAATTTATTTTTACTTCAATTGATGATAATGAAAGCTTATCTCAAGAGTTGGTCAATTTACATAATGAAATGACAGGTCAATTGGCAAAAAAGGAAAATCCTGCGCTTATCTCCACGAGACAAAAAGATAAAGTTGAAATTGCTATCAAATGTTTAAATGAAGCAATTGAACTTGTAGAACAAAAAGATTACCCCGAAAAAATTTCTTCCATAATAAATCAATCAAGACAATCTCTTCAAGAAATTGTGGGTGAAATTCATTTGGATAATGTCCTCGAAAAAATATTTTCCACATTTTGTATTGGGAAATAA
- a CDS encoding protein jag has product MDKRQFTGKTLEEAVSEAARAFATDKDLLCYNVIQQSQGGLFSRLFSRSVKIEAWVETVKEDLQAAAREVVRQTLGKKTVSKSNLSPLSQTLKKDYKESTPRKENLIHNKKDDQHSTLYPRKHVLPSEGHVSRTVLTMQSEGVQELFENYNKLFFSAFDVTLENVNIVKQENEVVVRIADEGIENYLSKSDKLSLAYEHVFKRIAQKKLGDISTRISIDAGESAEKREERLIGMARSLAEKVKKTGKSVILSSKSSQERRVIHLALDGFVGVATRSVGTGDKRRLVIYSTEKRNSSRQNQNSSHPAQSPKEKGNLNGKNLGASSKFKKKVHKKRMPHNAAAKQNSERKGAVSSSHNVDEEDLKATGTKKRSSSLAKED; this is encoded by the coding sequence ATGGACAAAAGGCAATTTACGGGAAAAACCCTGGAGGAGGCTGTTTCAGAAGCCGCTCGGGCTTTCGCAACGGATAAAGATTTGCTTTGCTACAATGTCATTCAACAATCACAAGGGGGCTTATTTTCAAGGTTATTTTCACGATCTGTCAAAATTGAAGCATGGGTTGAAACGGTAAAAGAAGATCTACAAGCAGCAGCAAGAGAAGTTGTGAGACAAACCCTTGGTAAGAAAACGGTTTCTAAATCAAATCTGTCCCCATTATCACAAACCTTAAAAAAAGATTATAAGGAAAGTACACCGCGCAAAGAAAATTTAATTCATAATAAAAAAGATGATCAACACTCTACACTATATCCACGTAAACATGTGCTTCCATCGGAAGGCCATGTCTCCAGAACAGTGTTGACAATGCAAAGTGAAGGTGTTCAAGAATTATTTGAAAATTATAATAAATTATTTTTCTCTGCCTTTGATGTTACTCTTGAAAATGTCAATATTGTTAAGCAAGAAAATGAAGTTGTTGTTCGAATTGCTGATGAAGGAATTGAGAATTATTTAAGTAAAAGCGATAAACTTTCACTTGCCTATGAGCATGTTTTTAAACGTATTGCACAAAAAAAATTGGGTGATATTTCCACACGCATTAGTATCGATGCCGGAGAATCTGCGGAAAAACGTGAGGAACGATTAATTGGAATGGCGCGATCTTTGGCAGAAAAAGTGAAAAAGACAGGAAAAAGTGTTATTCTTTCATCTAAAAGTAGCCAAGAAAGGCGTGTTATTCACTTAGCTCTTGATGGCTTTGTGGGTGTGGCAACGCGCAGTGTGGGTACGGGAGACAAACGTCGCTTAGTTATTTATTCTACTGAAAAAAGAAACAGTTCCAGGCAAAATCAAAACTCTTCCCATCCTGCTCAATCGCCAAAAGAAAAAGGCAATTTGAATGGAAAGAATTTAGGTGCTTCTTCTAAATTTAAAAAGAAAGTACATAAAAAAAGAATGCCCCATAATGCAGCTGCAAAACAAAATTCAGAAAGAAAAGGGGCGGTTTCAAGTTCCCACAACGTTGATGAAGAAGATTTGAAAGCAACAGGGACAAAAAAAAGGTCGTCGTCACTCGCTAAAGAAGATTAA
- the yidC gene encoding membrane protein insertase YidC, whose product MKKETIGFMLGLLILFGGYFAVNHHYVQKQQLEWEEQQKNQQAANIPKSHEAPASQVPVPTTPSAVVATVQAAPPSETALVPLTVANPADLVVQRSYATFEFTPLGGCIGANTLNGEKMAYDDPTPVAAFQSHNECKAYGFRIGNLDLRNQPAGISKTPEGALQIVQRADGLEITRIFNFTDKNFTADLQILVKNISQSPQNTTVDFELGATSDNKNHGGLFSSYAPQYHAAAVRLPDGSIKRESTPFESDGGQKVLIDQSGSFFTWITADSLYWMNAVMPQTQTPLLFQLVRTGFNLRKSVTSDVDQTMYEAWVKQPVNLSQGQSIVFNYKVYIGPKDETILKNFDQYYLNETIDYGFFKIIARPMYHVLYFVHGLVNNWGIAIILLTILINIILLPLQIKGYASAQKMQVIQPQIKALQEKFKDDKQALQRETMALMAKSGVNPLSGCLPLLPQIPVFFALDSCLRHTFDLRQSPFFFWIKDLTQHDPYFVLPILMAFLMIGYQKMIPMPSMDPTQAKMMKFLPILFSVFMVFYPSGLALYVITNTVISMIRQVFLTRRYKKAT is encoded by the coding sequence AATATTATTTGGTGGTTATTTTGCAGTTAATCATCATTATGTTCAAAAACAACAACTTGAATGGGAGGAGCAGCAAAAAAATCAACAGGCTGCTAATATTCCTAAAAGTCATGAAGCACCTGCTTCTCAAGTACCTGTGCCAACAACACCTTCTGCTGTCGTTGCTACAGTGCAAGCGGCTCCCCCTTCTGAAACAGCGCTTGTTCCGTTAACGGTTGCCAATCCTGCCGATCTCGTAGTGCAACGTTCCTATGCTACTTTTGAATTTACGCCCCTTGGTGGATGTATTGGTGCGAATACGCTCAATGGCGAAAAAATGGCTTATGACGATCCCACTCCCGTGGCTGCTTTTCAAAGCCATAATGAGTGTAAAGCCTATGGTTTTCGTATTGGCAATCTCGATTTACGGAATCAACCCGCAGGTATTTCAAAAACTCCTGAAGGTGCTTTGCAAATTGTGCAACGTGCGGATGGTTTAGAAATCACAAGAATTTTTAACTTTACAGATAAAAACTTCACTGCTGACCTGCAAATTCTGGTAAAAAATATTTCACAAAGTCCACAAAATACCACTGTGGACTTCGAATTGGGAGCCACTTCAGACAATAAAAATCATGGTGGTCTCTTTTCTTCTTATGCGCCTCAATATCATGCGGCAGCGGTACGCTTGCCCGATGGCTCCATTAAAAGGGAATCTACTCCTTTTGAATCTGATGGGGGCCAAAAAGTTTTAATCGATCAATCAGGAAGTTTTTTCACTTGGATCACCGCGGATTCCTTGTACTGGATGAATGCGGTTATGCCACAAACACAAACTCCTCTTCTTTTTCAATTGGTGCGCACCGGATTTAATTTGCGTAAATCAGTCACTTCCGATGTCGATCAAACAATGTACGAAGCATGGGTCAAACAACCTGTTAATTTATCACAAGGTCAATCCATCGTATTTAATTATAAGGTTTATATTGGTCCTAAAGATGAAACTATTTTGAAAAACTTTGATCAGTACTATTTAAATGAAACGATTGATTATGGTTTCTTTAAAATTATTGCGCGTCCTATGTACCATGTGTTGTATTTTGTTCATGGTTTAGTAAACAACTGGGGCATTGCCATTATTTTATTAACAATTTTAATTAATATTATATTGTTACCTTTACAAATTAAAGGCTATGCATCAGCGCAAAAAATGCAGGTTATTCAACCACAAATTAAAGCTCTACAAGAAAAATTCAAGGATGATAAACAAGCTCTACAAAGAGAAACCATGGCACTTATGGCAAAAAGCGGTGTCAATCCTTTAAGTGGTTGCTTGCCTTTGTTACCTCAAATTCCTGTCTTCTTTGCTCTCGATTCTTGTTTAAGACATACTTTTGATTTGCGCCAATCTCCCTTTTTCTTTTGGATTAAAGATCTCACGCAACATGACCCTTATTTTGTTTTGCCAATTTTAATGGCGTTCTTAATGATTGGTTACCAAAAAATGATTCCTATGCCTTCAATGGATCCAACGCAAGCTAAGATGATGAAATTTCTTCCTATTCTTTTTTCTGTATTTATGGTTTTCTATCCCTCAGGCTTGGCTCTCTACGTGATCACAAATACAGTCATTTCTATGATCAGACAGGTGTTCCTGACACGTCGGTACAAGAAAGCCACATAA